The Phragmites australis chromosome 13, lpPhrAust1.1, whole genome shotgun sequence DNA window TGCTTCATCCTTAGTATGGTGACTCCACTAAACTTTGCACATATGTATGATCTTTCTCCAAGTCACTCGCTCTGCTGTTTCCAGAATATTGAATGGGTATTCCGAATAAGTCAAATCCTCTTGTGATTCTACTTCTTCCAGGGGTAACTGTTCCTCTGGAACTTACTGACACTTCTTCAGCTGTGAtatatgaaacacattatgcacATCCTCCAACTTGGGCAGCAGTTCCATCTGGTAGGCTACTTCTCCATGTCTAGCACTCACTCTAAACGGTTCGATATACCTGGGTGGCAACTTGCCTCTAATCTTAAAATGGTGAAGTTCTATTAAAGATGAGACCTTAAGATGCACATAATCTTTATCCTTCAAAGTTAACTCTCAGCATCGattatctgcataactcttctatcTGGATTAGGCTGTCTTTAAGTTTTCTCGTATTGCCTTGACTTGCAACTCAGCTTCCTTGAGTATTTttggtccaaacacttgacctTCTCCAGTCTCACTCCAATGCATGggtgttctacacttccttctaTATAGTGCCTCACATGGGGTCATCTGTAAATTGGACTCataactattgttgtacgaAAATTTTGCATATGGCACGgtcttgtcccaactgttgtGATTTTGAGCACAAGCTCACAACATATCCtcaaatatttgaattattctTTCTGTCTGTCTATTTGTCTGTGGGTGATATGCCGAGCTAAAATTCGGCTTCGTGTTCAATGATTTATGAAGTTGCTACCAAAACCATGAGGTGGATTAGTTCCCTCGATCCGACACTATTCTCTTTGGAACTCCATGTAGGCACACAATCCTGGATATATATAACTTTgctaacttatctcctttatAGGTTGTTTTGACCGAGACAAAATGAGCTATCTTTGTGGGACAATCCATaatgacccatattgaatcatagctTGATTTGGTATGAGGTAAAccgactatgaaatccatcccaatttcttcccactttcaTTCTGGTATCTTCAGAGGCTGTAGCAATCATGCTAGTTTCTGATGTTCTACTTTCACATGCTAACATACATCACACATGGCCACATACTCGGCTATTTCTTGCTTCATACTAGGCCACCAATAGCGGTCCAGCTCATGACTCAACTCCAAAACTAGGTCAGCCTGCTCTCCAAGCCTGGTAGTGCCTTCTACGAGGACGGGTTGAGTAGTGATGTTGGTGAATCCACTAATGCGCTGAGGGTAGTGAAGAAAGTGGGTGAAGATGAGCTCTTCATTGTGGCAGTGGCAGAGGATCAGAAGGGCTTGGCGTGCAGCATCACATATTCTAGCCTCAaaggtagctcttggtgagatggCATAGTGGATGCTCATCACTTCATAGGCTCCACGCTCTGGTAGCGAACCATAGATCACCATTTTGACTTTCCACTTAGGAGGAGCATCGGCGTACTCAATCTTTTCTCCTACATATTCAAGTGCCTTCTTAGATTGTAGACTGTGgagtatctcccaaagcttggcgGGGAACCATCCTACACGGCGTCCATCGGAGTGGTAGACGAGGGACCAACACAGAACACAGGGCGGCAAAGGTCTTGCGGCGGCCACGACACGACTTGAGGACAATGGTGGAGCAGGAAGACGACCACCAACACTCTTGCGAGCAGTCTGACAGGTACGGACCATCTACAAATTTTTGAAGGGATAGGAAGAGGTCAGTAAAAGGGTTTAACCAGAATAAGCCAAGAAAAGCACATCAAAGATAGAgcaaagttttcaaaaatagttttctttatcaaattaataCTTAAAACTGGACCATTCTAACTAGACTCGCGACCTACGGTCaacatagctctgataccacctttATCACACCTACTtatataaagggacaaaaccagatgtaaaccacatgtatgctaggatcaagtttcatacatacagcgacttcatcagtgtactACAAATAAtaccattattacaatgtttaacttaaacaaaatagatagaccCCAAAGTCTTTAATTAAGCACACAAACTAACCACAACGAACCTCCTATATTCCACAAGCAATTGACCGTGGGTCCACtagcctagcagtcttcatcttcatcgatgtagtagTTCAGTTccccttcattgtctgagcagtgTTTGATGTATATTTAGATGGACATAGCAAGTGTGAATACATgttgtactctgcaagtgtgggAGATAAATGACGTGCAAGCTTAAATGAAGGCACACGCtataacaggttaaatttgtataaattcGAACCATGCTAACGAAAGAGTTATAAAAACAACCTTTTTAACTTGATGaatcatcactagacttccaactcctaaAAACATCTACCATGTTTTCCAACTTCCTGAATCTCACATCAGGTACCCAAACCagccaaaccaaaccaaacaaaactaaacccatccaactaatcaacccaaaccaaacccattcaactaatcatgtgaggatccaagtctcttatgaccgtgagcacaactgatatatcaaattttacactctacagaggttgtccaactttccccacgagtcacgaattccttgttgccatgtccacgaaacacttaacacacacccaTGATGAGTCGCCTGAAATGTCACtgcaaggccgttacaaagtttcaccCAGTATGTGCacgcccgctaggtttcaccgccgtcaaagtggttttcatgccacccaaaagcccccttttgcgccttgtagtttcTAGCAAGTTTTGACCCTTCcattccactacacatctcataccactaaccaaatggttctaaccttagccgtccccacacatccactcttctgtttggcacgcacaaaaattagaatccactaattaataggccatgTCTATCCTATACCAGATCTTGTGGTTGGTACAATAcctcttgggttgtcactctatcaacccatccatacccttgtgcaaagctaagcacaAGCTACCCCACATgaccactactgacaactaggcgacaaggaatatatggaacagggtactaCAAGTAAACATGATTTAGTattaacaacatgcatgtttgaaataaagaacgcatttgaaaaactaggatcagaatgtCCATGGACACTTGCATCTTTCAACTTGctactcagactcttcaaacacTTGCTCTTGgaggttctcgaactgctcttcgtctgctctAAAAAAAACCAGAAAAGTATACAAAAAACAAagtaagaatagtacaccaaacaatatctAATATCTTTGAAAAAGGTATTGAAAGATAGTACATGTCTCTACGAACATGAGAGCAtgaaaatcgtctaaattggagctaaaatgagaaagttatgctaaaagAAAGTTTAGGGCTAAGTCTGAAAAAAGGacttaatttgaataaaaatagagaggacAAGGGCCTTTTGTGAAAATAGTgaacctaattgtaattatagaaaagtttagggactataCTATAAAAAGAAGGGGGTTTTATGGGTGATTACATAAAGGTTCAGGGGAAAAGTGCAAAAGTGCCACTTTTcctgaataaaaataaacctaAAGCTGACTGGATAAAagcttgctgatgtggcatgacaTAGAGGCGATTTTGCTGTGGTAGCCGGCTGACATGGCATGCTGAGGTGGCAATGGCGCTGGATGGATTAAAGAGGCCACATGGCATCACACGATTGGCTCGGGCAAAGGGGTATGCTAGTtctaatctgggccatccaACTCAGATCCGACGGCTAGGAAAAGGGAGAGGGCACACAGCATCGACGACAGAGAAGCATGCAGCGGCAGAAAAGAGGCGGAGACCTCATCGCTGAGCACAAGGGGCGACGACGAGTGGCGGAGAAGAAAGGAGGGGGCAAGTGAACTCGTTTGAGTACATACCTCAGGCGATGGGGCACGAGACAGTGGTCGGTGGAGGGGTAGATGGCGGCGGTGCTCAAGTGCAGGTCAGGGAGGATCTCCAACGGTCAGTGGGCGACAAGTAAGGGTCGGTGGCCTTGCTCTCGACCTTCCAAAGCCAGAGAGCTAGTCAGTGAGGGCAAAATGGCTCTGGAGTGACGACAGCACAAGCTTTGGCGAGCTCGGCTATGGAGGTTGCGGCAGCGAGCTAGGGTTGTGAAAATAGATGAAACGAGGGGGTGCAAACCTTTATGTAGGCAGGGATGATGCGGGCTTGCAGATAAACCTGCGGTTGGTTGGGATTCGGGATCGAGAGAGGGGGCAGTGCTTGTATCCATCACGGACTTGGCCGGCTCGGACTCGGGCGCAGCGGTGCAAGGAAGGAAACAGCACGGGGGCGTTATGCATGAGCAAAGGTGGAGTTAGCCAGGGGTGCCAACAGGGAGGGTGGTAGCACGTAGCTGGGCCTAGCCTTCGGTCGGCCCAAGCAAGAAGGTGGGGTGAAGGGAGGGGAGaagcgggctcggctctggaaaggaaaggaaacgggccaaaagcaaaaaaaaaaaggaagaaaaggagagcGAAAAAAGAAAATTCGGCCCAAACGAAAGAAAAGGGgttttcttttataaaacaTTATGTAAGtgggctcaagtatacacaccggatagtccggtgatggagatgaagtatacaccggacaCTTCAGTGTTTAGAAATTGTTCTAAGTGGGTTCTAACAGgtagtttttgaggttttacacaccggatagtccggtgcttgtactactgttgtcaacggatcatccggtgatcacAGTAAAGTTACCACATAGCGAGTTTGAGGCTACAAATACTCacccactcgatcatttgaaggtgctagagtctagagaagcccATATATACTTGAGTAGACATCCAAGCTATcgaagtgcttaaagtgttcatccaagaccattaagcacaccattagagagtgattagtacttataggcctagagagaagtgttgttaggtgtgcaacctagagagtggatcaaggagtgatctaaccgtgtaccaagaggtacgccgacgccttggagtcttggtgacatgccagtaacttgttgaccctttgactttGTGTGGAGCAATGGTAAgaagattgtgcagggacgcagaggcccttgtctttatgactaaaGTACCGAACTAAAGACAACGTATAAGTGACTGGAGGAGAGGTTAGTgatgagacctcgccttggtggcttggtggctcatcgtgcttgaggccttatctttgtgactattaagctcaagagccatgaccggaagagacttggcgacggggcgcatatcctttgtggagctccaatctagacataggtgtggcttgtgtgccactgataccacatgataaaaatctccTGTGACGATTTGTCTCTcaaccttatttacgtttccttACATACTTTCAATTTACCTTTCtaaagtaggttgcaatcctcttgagtggtagagtagacacactagataaacctagaacacatttagatagagaTTGAGATAAGtatatcttgtgaagtttttggagccattagtttctaattgtcctaattcatccccccccctcttaggacgtcattgtTCCTCAAAATTAGTATCAGagtctcatgctcttgataggtttaaccgcCTATAGTTGTGACGTCCTGGGTTGGaatggatacccatagcgccCCACATTGCAGCGGAACTAATTTCCTCCGAtggaaaaattctaatgactagttatttgcaagctaaaggtttagatatTCAGAGAGTCACCGAGCAAGGGATGAAAGAACAcctaacaaacaaacaaatacaattagatgcattggcaaagagtattcttttaccatctttatatgttgatgcatttaatcgtgtttattctctcacaaatgcacatgatatttggaatagtcttattgaaatacatgaagtcacaaaggatgtgcacaataagaaaaatcatgtgcttgttactaagctcaatggcatcaaacaactaccccatgaaagtgctaataacatgtacttatgtttaaatattctaatcaatgagatcaatgggttaggtttgacgcaaatCAAAGATGCTCAAGTGgcgagaagaatacttcaagctcatCTTCCAAATTACAAGCTAAtggtctccatcatctacaacaaccacGACATGAGAAAGATGATTCCAAGCCAAGTtatcggcaagatcaccgcccatgagatgaccatgaacatgggggttgaagcttctacctcatccgaCTCCAAGAACCTTGCCCTCACAATTAAACAAGCACCAtgttcacacatgaaggcaaagatgaggaggcaagagcaagagtcgtgctcaagtgaagatgatggtgatcaagatgaagagagctatgaagaggatgatcaaagcacatcaagcgatgaagaaattgatcccaagatggaCAAGCTCATGTCAAAAGTGGAAAataacatcaagaggatcaatgctaagattgatcatctAATCTCAGTTGATCATATCGAGAAAGGGAAGAAgacgaagaacaagaggaagacaagaggaagaagcaaagcatttgcaagcatggaaagatggtaagtgaagatgaagattcaagatcAAGTGATAAGAGCTTCACAATCCACTCCTCTAAGAAAAGTTTttcctcaaagtcatcatcacataagtcatcatcacacaagtgccttatggtcaaaggtatggaaagcgatgtaagtgatgatgaatccagtGAGAATTCTCCCTCccatgaagaacttcttgatttgatcaatgtgcaacaaagggccttaaagaaacaatttaaagaactaaagaaattcaattcccttaatgatattcatgctacctttgtttctaactatgaacaattattgagtaaattcaatttgctaaacaaggagcatgatgagcttaaggctaaatttgagtgcattgaatctcaaactaaggtcccttttaagcaatctacctcactctttaatttcaatccaaagatagatgcttccacttgttgtgatgatttgattgatttatctagcttgcccctttgcaatgagatttgtgttgagaatgttgtagAATcacctaacaacctcattgcataagagGACGATgactcaagcaagaagtggagaagctcaagaataacttggcaagattaaagggcaagaaccatatccaacctcctcaagataaccatgctaccatggtgaagaagcttgcggaggtgTCCACCGTAACATgtttcaagtgccatcaagaagaccatgagtccttccaatgcaggtaagtcaagaaggagatcaaggagaagaagaaggtcatgaacctctccaacaagacttaAAACATCTACACCAAATCCAACTACAATACCAAGACCAAAAGTAACTTAGCACAATGATattaggataatgttcatgagttgctaagatgttGCTTAGATATACTTATACGCTAGTGTTAGCGTAGATATGATGCAATATACTTGTATGTaaggtgttgcgtgaactgatttTGAGTTGTCGAAATGACTTGTGCTCATACTAGTTTGTTCTTTGATTCatatgcaggtgttgctcgaaggaaAACGTGATCGATGATGGATCGATGAACTAAGTTCAGAGAGGAACTAAGGTTCGGTGAGGAACTGAGATCATACTGATCGAGGATGTCAAGCGGGACGTTTGAGCTAGAGAACAATGTACATGAAGACAAGTTTGCAGGTATGTGACTAGGTGCGTTGTGGGAGTGCAGACGAGTGTAGGTTGTGGGCAACCAGATGATGTGTTCGAATGGCGGAGTCGTTCAAGTACATGGATAGGTCAGGCTACGGTTTGACAGGTTGGAAAGTCTAGTCCCATAAAGAATTGAGTGAGAGTCAAAGTCAAACTTGAGCACGAGTTGGATTCAGTTATGGATGGACGTATTTTGGTATAGTTTGTGTCCAAGGAGGGTATGACTAGGTTGTTTTCAAATCAAGGACGGCTTAGAGagctatatattgagagggtcttggTCAGGGTAAGAAGTACCAATAATGAGAACATACTCAAAGAACTTAGCTTTGATCTAGGGAGTAGATCTGTCTAGGATTTGAGATTTTGTGGAAATCCTTATTAGATGCTTTGGATAGGCATCTTGTAATCTAATATATGCAATAAAAATTaagtttcataagttgatgagCTGCTGATTCGAAATTTTCTTTCTGTTGTATATTCTACGTGCTTAGTTTGttttttgattaattttgtgtttttatCAAGTTTTATCTTGCTTTAATCTATCCAAAACCTTACTGAATATCTAGCTTTTGATCTGAGAAAAGTTGAGTGAcgttggtttgatctcgagtagttttttgtcaactcgactaggttttgatctactcgattatGATTTCTACAGTCTGTTTCGACTAAAATTTttttttgatccacatatctgattGACTTGATTCTTGTTAGGTTAGcttcgtatttgaatctagtttcagcTGATCAATATGTGAGGGCAATCGGACAAATGGATCTTTCTAtattgtttttactagagcatgtatAATATGTTTCGAgtaataccgagtttaaatcaattttttatttaagtgAATTAATCTCTGAATTTTgtttctgcaatcattcacACCCCCTAATTGTCTTATTGGAGTATAATCAATCCAACAATTTAGTGTTTGAGTGCTCAAACCGCTATAGCGTCACTACAGCCCGCTAATTGAATCCCTTGTTTTGTGCCATAACAGAATCAAGGAAATATTTTATTGTCACTTAAAAGAAATAATACAGCTGCCATGACGGAATGTAATAACTGCATACCTTAGTTGTTTTCACGAAAAACGTAATGTAGCCCTCCATCAGTATAGATACGAATCCTCAATTAATGTCGTATCATGATCTTTGTTGTGGCATAATCTTTGGTCTCAGCATAGATACAAATCAATGGTGACCTGCTGCTTAATAGATGCAAATCATTGGTGATCTGGTTAATAGATGCAAATCATTGGTGATATGCATCTAAATCATACTGTATGATGGATTGCATCAAATCATTAATTGATACTAAATCATACTGTATGATGGATTGCATCCCCCAGTGCTAGCCCCCTATTTAAATGCCACAAGCTCCTCCTCAGTTGTCATCGCTATTAGCCACCACAGgaacccagcaccttgcctatACCATTGTGAATCAAAGGACGTATAGTTCCTGCGAACCCAGCAGCCATGAGGGCCTTCAGcctcttcctccttgtcgcCACCGTTTACGCCATTGCCATGTACACCGTGGCACAACCCGGTGGTGGATGGAGAGAAATGCCGAAACCCGATCACCCATTTCTTGTAGATCTCGGCAAGTTTGCAGTTCAAGAGCACAAAAGCAAGGAAAACCTGGAGTTCAAGAAGATAGTGAGCGCCAGAGAATCATTGGATTTACATGGCAAGGGATTGTACTTTGAGCTTATCCTCGATGCATCGCCCGGCTTTGGCAAGGAATGTATTTACAATGCACTGGTGTTCATTGAGAATGTTACTCATAAAAGGGAGCTTGTTTCCTTTGACGACGAAACCAACCCTCCAACCTGCTCATTTCCCCCCGCCGATGCGGTTATAATAAGCTAGGTGAAATTGTTTCCCATGCAATAAATGAGTAATGGAACGCCGCTTCCTTCGCATGAATAATATTGAGCCACACTACTATTACTTTACCTTTGTCCAAAGGAGAAAGATTTCTGTTGGCGATTTGTATATTTTTCACTCttccattttcgttttccctgTATGCTATCAGAAAAAGTCTAATCTATCTTTTTTTAAGGAACATACTTTCATTCCATTAACCACAAGGCACAGCTAAATCGCTGGCCAACAAACCAAGCACAGAATCAGGAGGTCAATCAACACCCACTTGGGTGTTTTGCTCGGACACAACACCATACTTtaataataaaagaaaatgatcGTATCATAACAGTGGATATAAAAAAAGGTctagaatttttaaaaaaagcaaAACTTCTAGCCCCGAATCGTATTCCTCGTATAATCTTAGAGAGATATCCAGTCCTTGATCCCCTCCTCATGTAACAAAAGGCATGTACACGGACGGATGGATCTTCAGTATCATGCTCAGGTGCAATTTCAGTTCACTacatttgtaatttttatatttatccTGTAGTCTTCATATTTCCTGTTTTCAGCTCTTTGTATCAGTGCTAATGGTTGATTCAATTTTTTTGAGTCACGTGGCCCTATAATTGAAGTTATTTTGAGTAGCTGTCTTAATTATATCCTGCTGAATGTAGCTCGTGTGATCATCCATCCGTTGCAATCACCATTGCTATTGAAAAAGACCTACACTTAAAAACAATGAAGATAACTGTGAGACCTTGATTGGTTCAGAAAATGCAGATTTCTGATGGAGAGATAAATATTATAATGAGGTTACACAATAGAATTACTAAAATTACAGCACTGCATACTAGTGTAATTTTTGTACAGTTGGACTGTAAATTTTAATATTGCAGCTAACCTGGGAGCAAAGACTCCTATAAGGGAGATACATAATTCTCgccaaaggaaaaaaacagaTGAGATACATATAGGTTGATAGAAAAAATGGGAGAACCAATATGGGATAAAAACTATAATTGTTGGGATCGTGATCGTCACACAGTGAACAATATTGATAAGAGTGGGTGTAATAATTATTCCTTCGATTCTTTGTTATTACATCAGTcaagtgggggtatttatagctgcACCTACCCCCATCATCATTACATTTATGGTCCCATGATATTTCTAGAACATTACAGTCATTGCACACCTATAGTCTTCTATTCTATCTAATCCTGACACGTGTCATAAGGGGCCCCACATCAAGCCCTCTTTCGGGGCTATCGACAAGCTCCCTCCGATCACCTTCTAGCTAGGTTTTGGTTAAGCCACAGACTCCTTCTCGGACTAGCCTTCTCTCTCTTGTCGAAGGTCCTTGCACCGCCTCCCTTTGTCCTTAGGGCTTCATCGCACCTTCATCCTTCAGGCTCCGTTGCACCCCTTCGTCCTTCGGTCCTCGTCTCTAGGCTTTGCCCTTTTGACATCGCTACCGTTGTTCATCCTTGGGCCTAACCCCTGCAGAGCATAAAGGGAAAACTTGTGTCTTGACATTAGCCTTGCTACTTTGCCTTTAGGATTGACTGTTATGGACGAAGTCAATGAATGTGGGCCAATgtggtaccattcccccaacagTGGCCCTGTTACGGTTTTGGTCCTAATTTTGGGGGGGCAAACCTGAGAATCTTTAGACATAAGGGTGGTACCCTTCCTACTTCAGGTTTGGCACAAACCAAGTGTCTGGCACTAAGATGTCGTGGGAACAGTCTTGATGATTGCTAGGACATTCGTTACAATGTCCCATCTCTAGACGTAGTATTCAGCCCCACCGTGGCGATCGAGCCAGCCGATAAAATGGATGCAGCTCTTGCGGAGGCCTACGAGGTCTCTATCCCCTGAGAGGACGTACTATGTGTCATCCCAGCTCTAATGTATAATCTTACCGTGAAGCTCTAAGGTCTGATGCTAGCCTACGCGAGTTGCGAGGTTCTACTACCATTGTCAAGCATGTTTTGGTTTGTGAATCTATACGGTGCTCGCAGAGGTGGGACCCAGTAGGTATTATCCGGTGGTGGAACCCACAACTTATCACTCTagaggaggagcacatggccCCTTGCTTGAATGATTTGCGtagctccccccccccttggGCCATATGTTCGCCCAGAAGTCCTCCGCTGGCTCTGAGACCCAGTCATCTGTGCTACCAATTCGCCACCCTGATGCTTCCTTGAAGCATTCTCCCATCATGAGGTAGCGGTTGTGGTACGCGTAGATGATGATAACGGCTCTTGGTTCAGCTCCCAGCTTCGGGCTCATGAAGAAAGCCTTCAGG harbors:
- the LOC133888414 gene encoding multicystatin-like, which produces MRAFSLFLLVATVYAIAMYTVAQPGGGWREMPKPDHPFLVDLGKFAVQEHKSKENLEFKKIVSARESLDLHGKGLYFELILDASPGFGKECIYNALVFIENVTHKRELVSFDDETNPPTCSFPPADAVIIS